The following are encoded together in the Desulfococcus multivorans genome:
- a CDS encoding DEAD/DEAH box helicase has product MESLWQYSTVHNSACKVIEEQTLWGQTVCRVWLPNQDAVVRVPRSALRPLSADLQPEIEAGRIAYVAAAAKVAEVLEGSTSATEGHVLLAPMESNVIPLPHQIHALSRAISGDRVRYLLADEVGLGKTIEAGLVMRELKLRGLVRRTLVVSPKGIATQWVAEMQTHFNEQFQLVLGDDIGTLQRLAPGADHRSSAWSMFDQVIVSLDSVKPMDKRRGWTAERVAEYNRSRFEDLITAGWDLVIVDEAHRLGGSTDQVARYKLGKGLAEAAPYVLLLSATPHQGKTDAFHRLMNLLDDDAFPDMDSVSRDRVAPYVIRTEKRKAIDADGKPLFKPRRTQMAPVAWESRHQLQQLLYEAVTDYVREGYNQALREKKRHIGFLMILMQRLVVSSTRAIRTTLERRLAALKDGEQQASLRLAELENGADGSESPDDEIAELYDMDGQELLDELLKSHVSALQSEGSHVETLLDAAVRCEQAGPDAKAEALIEWIYKLQAEENEPDLKVLIFTEFVPTQQMLKEFLEARGISVVTLNGSMAMEERGAAQDAFRKSHRVLVSTDAGGEGLNLQFAHVIINYDIPWNPMRLEQRIGRVDRIGQPKTVQAINFVFEDSVEFRVREVLEQKLSVIFDEFGIDKTGDVLDSAQAGELFEDVFASAILNPDGIETSVDHTVARIRDEIQQVRESSAIYGISEEPDVQTAERLRSHPLPHWVERMTVGYLNSHGGAASRKRSWWDLNWPDGQEHRKAVFSAREADRLTDATLLNLENSRVRGLALNLPQVAAGQPLPCVTVSGLPASISGLWGLFEIRLQAGMHQKTQLLRIPMVRRGYVSVFLSEEGKLFLPTARHIWDALQTAEAEVQATLGQDDSITAHERLQIAAEQAGQELFDALQQAHLASVNREEERGMVAFTSRRKAIERVGLPEVRQYRLARCAAEENEWRHELQSARQIVPEIRSLLMLRIIKGGAQ; this is encoded by the coding sequence ATGGAGTCGCTTTGGCAATACAGCACCGTTCATAACAGCGCCTGCAAGGTCATCGAAGAACAGACCTTGTGGGGGCAGACGGTTTGCCGCGTCTGGTTGCCGAACCAGGACGCGGTGGTGCGCGTGCCCCGCTCCGCCTTGCGGCCGCTGAGTGCCGACCTGCAGCCGGAGATCGAGGCTGGACGCATTGCCTATGTGGCCGCCGCAGCCAAGGTGGCCGAGGTGCTCGAAGGCTCCACCAGCGCCACCGAGGGCCATGTGCTGCTGGCTCCTATGGAGTCCAACGTCATTCCGCTGCCGCACCAGATCCACGCCTTGTCCCGGGCCATCTCCGGCGACCGCGTGCGCTACCTGCTGGCCGACGAGGTGGGTCTCGGCAAGACCATCGAGGCCGGTCTGGTCATGCGCGAGCTCAAACTGCGAGGGCTTGTTCGCCGAACCTTGGTTGTCTCTCCCAAAGGTATTGCCACTCAGTGGGTGGCGGAAATGCAGACCCACTTCAATGAACAGTTCCAGCTTGTTCTGGGTGACGACATCGGCACCTTGCAACGCCTGGCTCCAGGGGCGGATCACCGGAGCTCAGCCTGGTCGATGTTTGATCAGGTCATCGTCTCCCTGGATTCGGTCAAACCCATGGACAAGCGGCGCGGCTGGACCGCCGAGCGCGTCGCCGAATACAACCGCAGCCGGTTCGAGGATCTGATTACCGCCGGTTGGGATCTGGTGATCGTGGACGAAGCGCATCGGCTGGGCGGCAGTACCGACCAGGTCGCCCGCTACAAGCTCGGCAAGGGGCTGGCGGAAGCCGCGCCCTATGTGTTGCTCCTTTCGGCTACACCCCACCAGGGGAAGACCGATGCCTTCCATCGGCTGATGAACCTGCTGGATGACGATGCCTTTCCGGATATGGACAGCGTCTCCCGTGACCGGGTGGCTCCGTATGTCATCCGTACCGAGAAGCGCAAGGCCATTGATGCCGACGGCAAGCCGCTCTTCAAACCCCGGCGGACGCAGATGGCCCCGGTGGCCTGGGAGAGCCGTCACCAACTGCAGCAGCTTCTCTACGAGGCGGTGACCGACTATGTGCGCGAGGGCTACAACCAGGCCCTGCGCGAGAAGAAGCGCCACATCGGCTTTCTGATGATCCTGATGCAGCGCCTGGTGGTTTCCAGCACCCGGGCGATCCGTACCACGCTGGAGCGTCGGCTTGCGGCACTCAAGGATGGTGAGCAACAAGCCAGCCTGCGCCTGGCGGAACTGGAAAACGGCGCGGACGGATCGGAAAGCCCAGACGATGAAATAGCCGAGCTATATGACATGGACGGCCAGGAGCTGCTCGATGAGCTGCTGAAATCCCATGTGTCGGCTCTGCAGAGCGAAGGAAGCCATGTTGAGACCCTGCTCGACGCGGCGGTCCGTTGTGAACAGGCTGGACCGGATGCCAAGGCCGAGGCTCTGATCGAGTGGATCTACAAGCTGCAAGCCGAGGAAAACGAACCGGATCTGAAGGTGCTGATCTTCACCGAGTTCGTGCCGACCCAGCAGATGCTGAAGGAGTTTCTGGAAGCCCGGGGAATCTCGGTGGTCACCCTGAACGGCTCCATGGCCATGGAGGAACGTGGGGCAGCCCAGGATGCCTTCCGCAAATCGCACCGCGTATTGGTCTCCACCGATGCGGGCGGTGAGGGTCTGAACCTGCAGTTCGCCCATGTCATCATCAACTACGACATTCCCTGGAACCCCATGCGGCTAGAGCAGCGTATCGGCCGCGTGGACCGTATCGGCCAGCCCAAAACCGTACAGGCGATCAATTTCGTATTTGAGGATTCAGTCGAGTTCCGGGTCCGCGAAGTTCTGGAGCAGAAGCTCTCGGTGATCTTCGACGAGTTCGGCATCGACAAGACCGGCGACGTGCTCGACTCGGCGCAGGCCGGTGAGTTGTTCGAGGATGTGTTCGCCTCGGCCATCCTTAATCCTGACGGCATCGAAACCTCCGTCGATCACACGGTGGCCAGGATTCGGGATGAGATTCAGCAGGTGCGCGAGTCCTCCGCCATCTACGGCATATCCGAAGAGCCGGATGTGCAAACCGCTGAGCGTCTGCGCTCGCATCCGCTGCCCCACTGGGTGGAACGGATGACGGTGGGCTACCTCAATTCACACGGCGGCGCAGCCAGTCGCAAGCGCTCATGGTGGGATCTGAATTGGCCGGATGGCCAGGAACACCGCAAAGCCGTATTCAGCGCTCGGGAAGCGGATCGTCTAACCGACGCAACCCTGCTCAATCTCGAAAACAGCCGTGTCCGTGGTCTTGCCCTGAACCTGCCCCAGGTCGCGGCAGGTCAGCCATTGCCGTGCGTAACCGTAAGCGGGCTGCCAGCCAGCATCTCCGGACTCTGGGGGCTCTTTGAGATCCGCCTTCAGGCCGGAATGCACCAGAAGACACAACTCCTGCGCATCCCCATGGTGCGGCGTGGCTATGTCAGCGTGTTTTTGAGCGAGGAAGGCAAACTGTTTCTGCCCACGGCCCGGCATATCTGGGATGCGCTGCAGACAGCGGAAGCCGAGGTTCAGGCCACCCTCGGGCAGGATGACTCTATCACCGCCCATGAGCGTTTGCAGATTGCTGCCGAACAGGCCGGACAGGAGCTATTCGATGCCCTGCAGCAGGCGCACCTCGCCTCGGTGAACAGGGAAGAGGAACGCGGCATGGTCGCCTTCACCTCTCGGCGCAAGGCCATCGAACGAGTTGGGCTGCCCGAAGTGCGCCAGTACCGTCTGGCCCGCTGCGCTGCTGAGGAAAATGAGTGGCGGCATGAACTGCAATCAGCGCGGCAGATCGTACCGGAAATCCGGTCGCTGCTGATGCTGCGGATCATCAAGGGAGGCGCTCAATGA
- the pglZ gene encoding BREX-3 system phosphatase PglZ, whose protein sequence is MSSWRDAILNDFVPNVSKLTLVADPDCLLTEEKLALELRGRGFDLIEFSDPVEFRYAYESKYRSIWDRGEHTDLVVVLRLQDAELESLPYDLLQAGRKLSFNLGDLFPNLSYPVIEKLDRSLLDSLFEAQRKSPPDRMGDNATKDFILRHVFGIAAELIGGEVELLRALLRLHYGKLQIPLMLAERLIQVLKGHDGFKAWPLSEIVPDDEAFFAFLQERWPLFLSRLGSAHQVREDSPEYGLKYPGPDRLPFDHQDIKVYIDNLFLEGKLTPVEAKGIEVDAGSWVRSGIATSGVDDDELRISRLFGLVEKELPTAEARYSDWTAFALKWAELSSLVHCGNSTEYQTRLREIGDALNTTFAAWLADHYSSLINLPPTNPAMLHHVPRRLAREIEDSGSSRAALIVVDGLALDQWVTIRQLLQKQDANLVMRESATFAWIPTLTSVSRQSIFSGKPPLYFPSSINSTNSEEKLWKQFWEGHGLSRLDVAYQRGLGDGDAAGVLDSAIHPGKTKVVGLVVDKVDKIMHGMQLGSAGMHNQIKQWCQGGFLAALVGQLLEYGYEVWLTADHGNIQCEGKGRPSEGVIAETRGERVRVYPTPELRAQVAGAFPFAHEWQPVGLPADYFPLVAGGRDAFVNPGDAIVGHGGVAIEEVIVPLVKFERRTR, encoded by the coding sequence ATGAGTAGTTGGCGAGACGCCATCCTGAACGACTTTGTGCCCAACGTCAGCAAGCTGACCCTGGTCGCGGACCCGGATTGTCTGCTGACCGAGGAGAAGCTGGCATTGGAGCTTCGCGGGCGCGGGTTCGACCTGATCGAGTTCAGTGATCCGGTCGAATTCAGATACGCCTATGAGTCAAAGTACCGTTCGATATGGGACCGGGGTGAGCACACAGATCTGGTGGTAGTCCTCCGCTTGCAGGATGCGGAGCTGGAATCCTTGCCTTACGACCTACTCCAGGCGGGCCGCAAGCTTTCATTCAACTTGGGGGATCTCTTTCCCAACCTGAGCTATCCGGTCATTGAAAAGCTCGACAGGAGCTTGCTGGATTCGCTTTTTGAGGCCCAGCGCAAGTCACCGCCGGATCGCATGGGCGACAACGCCACCAAGGATTTCATTCTCCGTCATGTGTTCGGCATTGCGGCGGAACTAATTGGGGGCGAGGTGGAGCTGCTTCGCGCATTGCTGCGCCTGCACTATGGGAAGCTACAGATCCCGCTGATGCTGGCTGAGCGGCTTATCCAGGTTCTCAAAGGGCATGATGGATTCAAGGCTTGGCCGCTCTCTGAAATTGTTCCGGACGATGAGGCGTTCTTCGCCTTTTTGCAGGAACGCTGGCCGCTATTTCTTTCCAGGCTCGGCAGCGCTCATCAGGTACGGGAGGATTCGCCGGAATACGGTCTCAAGTATCCCGGCCCTGATCGCCTGCCGTTCGACCATCAGGACATCAAGGTCTACATCGACAACCTGTTCCTGGAGGGGAAACTCACCCCTGTCGAGGCCAAAGGCATTGAAGTGGATGCCGGGTCCTGGGTTCGAAGCGGCATCGCCACGTCCGGCGTGGACGATGACGAGCTACGGATCTCTCGCTTGTTTGGCCTTGTCGAGAAGGAACTGCCCACTGCTGAAGCGCGTTACTCGGACTGGACCGCCTTTGCATTGAAATGGGCCGAACTTTCTTCGCTGGTTCATTGTGGCAACAGCACCGAGTATCAGACCCGGCTCAGGGAAATCGGCGATGCACTGAACACGACCTTTGCCGCTTGGCTGGCCGACCACTACTCCAGTCTGATCAACTTGCCGCCGACCAATCCAGCCATGCTGCACCATGTGCCGCGCCGCTTGGCAAGGGAAATCGAGGACTCCGGTAGCAGCCGTGCCGCGCTGATCGTGGTCGATGGACTGGCCTTGGATCAGTGGGTGACCATTCGCCAGCTTCTGCAAAAGCAAGATGCCAATCTTGTCATGCGCGAATCCGCGACCTTCGCCTGGATTCCGACGCTGACCTCGGTATCGCGGCAATCGATCTTCTCGGGCAAGCCGCCGCTCTATTTCCCGTCATCCATCAACTCGACCAACAGCGAAGAGAAGCTCTGGAAGCAGTTCTGGGAAGGCCATGGCCTGTCCCGGCTCGATGTCGCCTACCAGCGCGGCCTTGGCGACGGCGATGCTGCGGGCGTCCTCGACTCCGCAATCCACCCCGGGAAGACCAAGGTGGTGGGGCTGGTCGTGGACAAGGTCGACAAGATCATGCACGGCATGCAACTCGGCTCGGCCGGGATGCACAACCAGATCAAGCAGTGGTGCCAGGGTGGTTTTCTGGCTGCACTGGTCGGCCAACTGCTGGAATACGGCTATGAGGTCTGGCTGACGGCCGATCACGGCAACATCCAATGCGAAGGTAAAGGCCGCCCATCTGAAGGTGTTATTGCCGAAACTCGCGGCGAGCGGGTTCGTGTCTATCCCACGCCGGAACTCCGCGCTCAGGTGGCTGGGGCCTTCCCGTTTGCCCACGAGTGGCAGCCGGTCGGGTTGCCCGCAGATTATTTCCCCCTGGTGGCCGGTGGCCGCGACGCATTCGTGAACCCGGGAGATGCCATCGTAGGTCACGGCGGTGTAGCCATCGAAGAAGTTATCGTGCCCCTTGTGAAGTTTGAAAGGAGGACACGGTGA
- a CDS encoding Hachiman antiphage defense system protein HamA yields the protein MPWTSEHTKWLIDTGERLKTADGKEVEVWEFRHENDEAVLSAWAKHFRNHYCFDSEIDYWRRGYKCSRGEYLNTIKFPAPKDAPGPSIRAGDFGEVLVADFLEYLLGYWVPRTRYGDKTIRNESTKGSDIIGFHIVKDGKASSKDKLAIFEAKAQFSGKKAKARLQDAVDGSAKDIARKAESLNAIKQRLHGRNELDDAEKIERFQNEVDHPYKEVYGAVALFENPLFDGHLTSSTDASSHPHSGDLALVVIKGDQMMALVHELYRRAADEA from the coding sequence ATGCCTTGGACTTCGGAACACACTAAATGGCTCATCGACACCGGCGAACGACTGAAGACTGCCGACGGCAAGGAAGTCGAAGTCTGGGAGTTCCGTCATGAGAACGACGAGGCAGTGCTCTCCGCCTGGGCGAAACACTTCCGGAATCACTATTGCTTTGATAGCGAAATCGATTATTGGCGCAGGGGGTACAAGTGCTCTCGCGGAGAGTATCTCAACACCATAAAGTTCCCGGCCCCAAAAGATGCACCGGGACCAAGTATCCGCGCTGGCGACTTTGGAGAAGTGCTGGTTGCCGATTTTCTTGAATACCTGCTTGGCTATTGGGTTCCACGTACTCGCTATGGTGACAAAACCATTCGGAACGAGTCGACAAAAGGCAGTGACATCATCGGCTTTCATATCGTCAAGGATGGCAAAGCCTCTTCGAAGGATAAGCTGGCGATCTTTGAAGCGAAGGCGCAATTCTCAGGAAAGAAAGCCAAGGCGAGACTTCAAGATGCTGTAGATGGCTCAGCAAAAGACATAGCACGAAAGGCGGAGTCTTTAAATGCGATCAAGCAAAGGCTGCATGGTCGGAATGAGCTCGATGATGCCGAAAAAATTGAGCGTTTCCAGAACGAAGTAGATCACCCATACAAGGAAGTTTATGGAGCAGTCGCGCTCTTTGAGAATCCGCTTTTTGACGGCCACCTGACATCCTCGACCGATGCATCCTCTCATCCGCATTCAGGTGACCTTGCGTTAGTGGTTATCAAAGGGGATCAGATGATGGCACTCGTCCACGAGCTCTACAGGAGGGCTGCGGATGAGGCCTGA
- a CDS encoding DEAD/DEAH box helicase — MRPEQKSQLLLGVTRSKAKMLEYGVPEEHHIKITQDPAKLFTLSIGLLGDLAAAINREEPDPDSLAELKTNLLFSARFFDSYLQSKLNETLDPYLVLLGSASYYLCDLPGSASVLAKRIDGDCPDLDGDALEDLLLWLLQADLRTYFDETEGPFGGFIDGISKWILQFFEDGNGEENLLDLATKLRDAVYEFGTPRQLLFGDVIAAVLRKKLENSAWKALPSYSGLPRDKWLHALQKDSFIKELWPAQHLLGKADVLKGESSIVQMPTSAGKTKATELILRSAFLAERVSLAIIIAPFRALCHEIKNSLVEAFHNEPNKVDELSDALQTDFEIAELLGHQQILVVTPEKLLYVLRHAPELAAHIGLLVFDEGHQFDSGTRGITYELLLTSLRSMIPEGTQKVLISAVISNAEAVGEWLNGEPNVVEGTTLIPTFRSVGFASWLDQLGRIEYVDSRDAEQGEFFVPRVIERFNLGRKKRERTDRFFPEKTDGQAIALYLGLKLVPNGSIALFCGRKSTAASVCEKAVDIIERGAPVALPSDFSDAQEVERLTHLHVENLGADAPASQSAAHGIFSHHGNTPHGIRLAVEHAMRDDLVRFVVCTSTLAQGVNLPIRYLIVTSVYQGMERIKVRDFHNLIGRAGRAGMHTEGSILFADPVIYDKRKARNDKWRWDQVKELLEPRNSEPCISNLLSIFDPIKSDDEKYTITMEALDFAKAYIDDPAEVAKLAAGIVAQHGDKNFSRDGVERQVAWRISLICAVESFLLSHWDESEDGLSEADVTRLAEGTLAFFLADDQKKKHIRELFQLLAGNISANITDPARRKIYGRTLYGIQDAQAIEGWVQSNADSLLSIVDETEALDLAWPLLTRHINGGVFTKFDKPEVLKEIAHGWISGKPFSDLLKIILKRKAKMIWGTRRREFKIDHVVDVCEGTLAYDGALVVGAVTEFIETLDQDGTGDLINHLQLFQKRLKYGLPTETTIALYELGFSDRVIAQDLAASLNLAATQKKDLVKALKKDRDGARAVMEKYPAYFQERMNELLQ; from the coding sequence ATGAGGCCTGAACAGAAATCCCAACTCCTGCTTGGCGTCACTCGGTCAAAGGCCAAGATGCTCGAGTACGGTGTTCCGGAAGAGCACCACATCAAAATCACTCAAGATCCGGCCAAGCTCTTCACCCTCTCGATTGGCCTGCTTGGTGACCTCGCCGCCGCCATCAACCGGGAGGAGCCAGATCCCGATTCGCTCGCAGAGCTGAAAACCAATCTGCTATTTTCCGCCCGCTTTTTCGACTCCTACCTCCAGTCAAAGCTGAACGAGACACTTGATCCCTACCTCGTGCTTCTGGGCTCCGCCTCCTATTACCTGTGCGATCTGCCTGGGAGCGCTTCGGTATTGGCGAAGCGCATCGATGGTGACTGCCCGGATCTGGATGGCGATGCTTTGGAAGACCTGTTGCTCTGGTTGTTGCAGGCTGATCTGCGAACCTATTTTGATGAAACGGAGGGACCATTCGGTGGATTCATCGACGGGATTTCAAAATGGATTCTCCAGTTTTTCGAGGATGGAAATGGCGAAGAAAATCTTCTCGATCTCGCCACGAAGCTGAGGGACGCCGTCTATGAATTCGGTACACCCAGGCAGCTTCTGTTTGGCGATGTGATCGCGGCGGTTCTGAGGAAAAAGCTCGAAAATTCTGCCTGGAAGGCTTTGCCGTCATATTCCGGGCTGCCCCGCGACAAATGGCTCCACGCGCTGCAAAAGGATTCGTTCATCAAGGAACTGTGGCCTGCCCAACACCTTTTGGGCAAGGCGGATGTTCTTAAAGGCGAGTCTTCCATCGTTCAAATGCCCACCAGCGCTGGCAAAACGAAGGCAACTGAACTGATTCTTCGAAGCGCGTTTCTGGCCGAGCGCGTGTCACTGGCCATCATCATCGCCCCGTTCAGGGCGCTGTGCCATGAGATCAAGAACAGCCTTGTCGAGGCATTCCACAACGAACCCAACAAGGTGGATGAATTGTCCGATGCCCTACAGACCGACTTCGAGATTGCCGAACTCCTGGGGCACCAACAAATTCTGGTCGTAACCCCCGAGAAGCTGCTCTACGTCCTTCGGCACGCTCCGGAACTGGCTGCCCACATTGGCCTGCTGGTTTTTGATGAAGGCCACCAGTTCGACAGCGGCACCCGAGGCATAACATACGAGCTGCTCCTGACGTCGCTGCGCTCCATGATTCCCGAAGGAACTCAGAAGGTGCTGATCTCAGCGGTCATTAGCAACGCCGAGGCTGTTGGAGAATGGCTCAACGGGGAGCCCAATGTCGTCGAAGGCACAACCCTGATTCCGACTTTCAGGTCGGTCGGATTCGCGAGCTGGCTCGATCAGTTGGGAAGAATCGAGTACGTCGACAGCCGTGATGCTGAACAAGGTGAGTTTTTCGTTCCGAGGGTGATTGAAAGATTCAATCTCGGGAGGAAAAAGCGGGAAAGGACGGACCGTTTTTTTCCTGAAAAGACCGATGGGCAGGCTATCGCACTTTACCTTGGTCTGAAATTGGTCCCGAATGGCAGCATCGCTCTTTTCTGCGGAAGGAAGTCAACAGCGGCCAGCGTCTGCGAAAAGGCCGTTGATATTATCGAGCGAGGCGCACCCGTGGCCTTACCATCAGATTTTTCTGACGCCCAGGAAGTTGAGCGGCTGACCCATCTGCACGTCGAGAATCTCGGTGCTGACGCTCCGGCGTCCCAGAGCGCGGCACATGGCATTTTCTCCCATCATGGCAATACTCCGCATGGTATCCGGCTGGCGGTGGAGCATGCCATGCGTGACGACCTTGTGCGATTCGTTGTTTGCACCTCTACCTTGGCGCAGGGCGTAAACCTTCCGATTCGATACCTCATCGTGACCAGTGTCTACCAGGGCATGGAGCGCATCAAGGTTCGCGATTTCCACAACCTCATTGGCCGAGCGGGTCGAGCCGGGATGCATACCGAAGGCAGCATCCTGTTTGCCGATCCGGTGATCTATGACAAGCGAAAGGCGCGTAACGATAAATGGCGCTGGGATCAGGTGAAAGAACTTCTGGAGCCGCGCAATTCTGAGCCATGCATCAGCAATCTTCTATCGATCTTCGACCCCATAAAGAGCGATGACGAGAAATACACCATCACCATGGAGGCTCTGGATTTTGCCAAGGCCTATATCGACGATCCTGCTGAAGTTGCCAAATTGGCTGCCGGGATAGTCGCACAACATGGAGACAAAAATTTCTCACGAGACGGTGTGGAGCGGCAAGTCGCCTGGAGAATCAGCCTCATCTGTGCCGTCGAGAGCTTCCTGTTATCCCATTGGGATGAATCGGAGGATGGTCTTTCGGAAGCTGATGTGACCCGCCTGGCCGAAGGGACGCTGGCTTTCTTCCTGGCTGATGATCAGAAAAAGAAGCATATCCGCGAGTTGTTTCAGCTTCTCGCTGGGAACATCTCCGCAAACATCACAGATCCGGCTCGCCGCAAAATCTACGGCAGGACGCTTTACGGAATTCAGGATGCCCAAGCCATCGAGGGATGGGTTCAGTCCAACGCTGACAGCCTGCTTTCGATTGTTGATGAAACAGAAGCTCTCGATCTTGCCTGGCCATTGCTTACCCGGCATATCAACGGTGGCGTATTCACCAAGTTCGATAAGCCAGAGGTGCTAAAAGAAATCGCGCATGGGTGGATCAGTGGAAAGCCCTTCAGCGATCTCCTGAAAATCATCCTTAAGCGAAAAGCCAAGATGATATGGGGCACCCGCCGGAGGGAGTTCAAGATCGATCATGTCGTCGACGTCTGCGAAGGGACGCTCGCTTATGACGGTGCGCTGGTTGTAGGTGCTGTGACTGAATTCATCGAAACCCTCGACCAAGACGGCACCGGAGACCTGATCAATCATCTGCAGCTTTTTCAAAAGCGCCTGAAATATGGTCTGCCCACCGAAACCACCATTGCCCTTTATGAACTTGGCTTTTCGGACCGCGTCATCGCTCAGGACCTTGCCGCATCCTTGAACCTGGCAGCGACTCAGAAAAAGGATCTCGTGAAGGCGCTGAAAAAAGATCGGGATGGAGCCAGGGCGGTGATGGAGAAATACCCAGCCTATTTTCAGGAGAGGATGAATGAACTCCTGCAGTAG
- a CDS encoding DUF2188 domain-containing protein, whose product MPKKPGSHHVVPNADGGWDVKKDGATRSSGHFDKKQEAVDAGRKISQNQGTEFYIHGKDGKIQNKDSHGNDPYPPKG is encoded by the coding sequence ATGCCAAAGAAACCAGGATCACATCATGTAGTCCCGAACGCCGATGGCGGCTGGGACGTCAAGAAAGACGGTGCGACCCGTAGCAGCGGCCACTTCGATAAGAAGCAGGAGGCCGTTGATGCCGGGCGCAAGATCAGCCAGAACCAAGGCACGGAGTTCTACATCCACGGAAAGGACGGGAAAATCCAGAACAAGGACAGCCACGGGAATGATCCATATCCGCCGAAGGGGTGA
- a CDS encoding helix-turn-helix domain-containing protein, translating to MSENSGITAKFQLSTCVVTCYIDRRICKLGTLRSLAAGELAAHQELRQTDMARAPENFAETVKEVRQQLGLSQEELAHELGVSFSTINRWENRKTVPFKLARRQFEAFCERMKEQGKLA from the coding sequence GTGTCGGAAAATTCTGGAATAACCGCCAAATTTCAGCTTTCCACATGCGTTGTCACCTGCTATATTGATCGTCGTATTTGTAAGTTGGGCACATTGCGTTCGCTTGCCGCCGGTGAATTGGCGGCGCACCAGGAATTGAGGCAAACCGATATGGCAAGGGCACCGGAAAATTTTGCGGAGACGGTCAAAGAAGTCCGCCAACAACTGGGGCTCAGCCAGGAAGAGCTGGCCCACGAGCTGGGCGTGAGCTTTTCCACGATCAACCGCTGGGAAAACAGAAAGACGGTTCCCTTCAAACTGGCGAGAAGGCAATTTGAAGCTTTTTGTGAGCGGATGAAAGAACAGGGGAAGTTGGCCTGA